From the genome of Ananas comosus cultivar F153 linkage group 18, ASM154086v1, whole genome shotgun sequence, one region includes:
- the LOC109723691 gene encoding protein IN2-1 homolog B-like, giving the protein MLTPASFSFAKEVLPPSLDSASEPPNLFDGTTRLYIAYVCPYAQRTWIARNYKGLQEKIKLVPLILEDRPVWYKEKVHPANKVPALEHKNEVRGESLDLVKYIDANFEGPALLPDEPAKRQLAEELLTYSDAFNHVMYSALPQKGDVDASVDAAFDKLEDALSQFADGPFFLGQFSLVDIAYAPFVERFQTFFSDVKNYDITKGRPKLLLWIEELNKVDAYKQTRGDPQALLARTKKRFGIE; this is encoded by the exons ATGTTGACCCCTGCAAGTTTTAG TTTTGCGAAGGAGGTTCTCCCCCCTTCTTTGGATTCTGCATCTGAGCCACCTAATCTCTTTGATGGGACTACCAG GTTGTACATAGCCTATGTGTGCCCATATGCCCAACGTACCTGGATTGCTAGAAACTATAAG GGATTGCAGGAAAAGATCAAATTGGTTCCCCTTATTTTGGAAGACAGGCCAGTGTGGTACAAGGAAAAGGTCCACCCTGCAAACAAG GTTCCTGCTCTAGAACATAAGAATGAAGTCAGAGGAGAAAgtctggatttggtaaaatatatagatgCTAATTTCGAAGGCCCCGCACTGCTTCCAGAT GAACCCGCAAAGCGACAGCTTGCAGAGGAGCTGCTCACATACAGTGATGCGTTCAACCACGTTATGTACAGCGCATTGCCTCAGAAGGGAGATGTGGATGCTTCAGTTG ATGCCGCCTTTGACAAACTGGAAGACGCCCTTTCACAGTTCGCTGATGGTCCCTTTTTCCTTGGACAGTTCAGTCTT GTGGATATTGCGTATGCTCCCTTTGTTGAAAGGTTTCAGACTTTCTTTTCTGACGTTAAAAACTATGACATCACAAAAGGCAGGCCCAAGCTGTTGCTATGGATTGAG GAGTTGAACAAGGTTGATGCCTACAAGCAAACCAGGGGTGATCCTCAGGCGCTTCTTGCTAGGACGAAGAAGAGGTTTGGG ATTGAATGA
- the LOC109723690 gene encoding uncharacterized protein LOC109723690 isoform X2, which yields MAIVKNNFRVSRSGEDTSPGTASSSTEDDDEALRTVSDEEQEEDSSGSDDWSDLDSGMESDELDLSELGDAMTELCQVGNQSCSIPLELYDLPDLGSVLSLDTWNETLTEEERFALSANLPDMDQETFALTLHELFSGKNFHFRSPLITLFERLKGGLCDPRMVLYRGGLNFFQRRRHYCHLRKYQNSMVGSLIQIRDAWKNCEGYGIQERLQLLNILRKQRALGYERDGHGESELESDDSVDRFQPKPIKTKRFKPSYDRIASEKVKFGKENKKGVLRVSAPIYPLTKTIGMQRSWDTTRESTEIRAGLKTGKKQELVRKYQRGMYEEEEVEPYYKVNGRSGDQAVTIASYDPHSFDPSKNTRYSVTNWAFPSVEGQNRLMPHKTRLEDAVSLDRSVKSNEWSVRSKKGKIEDEYNGVKTRVVYDPKVESYRSFLPMQMDHTAKMTQRKVGDKFSKYDGMGLEYSEETESDSSEQAENCGDWNSLAEIESRHYGVVKPIYDSTKASKHVNTGRKSKADILPYPIKGKNKGKTSDPSFLDDVKLIKKSQVPQLDEKMQSLLTNTFNGERKRKGLAVDLDHHMQPVNYLPNYGTSMLDEKEEKLDESEMMMKRSAYKTQVSDAQVSEPSLLARKSVSKKGKGKVDAIQLEEGDETFNAQSNQKQQPDDAIVTKKKGKKKADAAADFVTVVGPDQIIPEKSTADIEPEKPQKKEFTLITPTIHSGFSFSIIHLLSAVRKAMTTQTDEQKDLPSLTVLEIVNRVRSNPGDPCILETQEPLQDLVRGVLRILSSKTAPLAAKGWRPLVQYEKSNKSWSWIGPLTPSSSDNEEETSPDTWGMPYKVLVKLVDAFANWLKSGQETLRQIGSLPPPPASMLSNLDEKERFKDLRAQKSLNTISPSSDEIRAYFRREELLRYSVPDRAFSYTAADGRKSIVAPLRRGGGKPTSKARDHFMLKPDRPPHVTILCLVRDAAARLPGSIGTRADVCTLIRDSQYIVEDVTDAQVNQVVSGALDRLHYERDPCVQFDSERKLWVYLHKDREEEDFEDDGTSSTKKWKRQRKDVTENSDVGTVNDGDADGNVDLPAVKGEENSEIIYNNMRTDAENVNSSTTWEALQFNPLKENNMVCQENSTTEDFDDEAFSRGRPIGLPGASLL from the coding sequence ATGGCGATTGTGAAGAACAACTTTAGGGTTTCGAGATCGGGGGAAGACACCTCGCCGGGGACGGCCTCATCGAGCACCGAGGATGACGACGAGGCTCTCCGGACGGTGTCGGACGAGGAGCAGGAGGAGGATTCCTCCGGGTCGGACGACTGGTCGGATCTCGACTCGGGGATGGAATCGGACGAGTTGGACCTCTCCGAGCTCGGCGACGCCATGACCGAGCTGTGCCAGGTCGGGAACCAGAGCTGCAGCATACCGCTCGAGCTCTACGACCTCCCCGACCTCGGCTCTGTCCTCTCCCTCGACACCTGGAACGAAACCCTAACCGAGGAGGAGCGCTTCGCCCTCTCCGCCAACCTCCCTGACATGGACCAGGAGACCTTCGCCCTCACTCTCCACGAGCTCTTCTCCGGTAAGAACTTCCACTTCAGAAGCCCTCTCATTACTCTCTTCGAACGGCTCAAGGGTGGGCTCTGTGACCCGCGGATGGTGCTTTATCGCGGGGGTTTAAATTTCTTCCAGAGGCGCCGCCATTATTGTCATCTCCGCAAATATCAGAATTCCATGGTGGGGAGTCTTATTCAGATCAGAGATGCCTGGAAGAACTGTGAGGGTTATGGTATACAAGAGAGGCTTCAGTTGCTGAATATACTGAGAAAGCAGAGAGCTTTGGGTTATGAAAGGGATGGGCATGGGGAGTCGGAACTGGAGAGTGACGACTCGGTCGATCGTTTCCAGCCGAAACCGATCAAGACAAAGAGATTTAAGCCTTCTTACGATAGAATTGCTTCAGAGAAGGTGAAGTTTGGGAAAGAGAACAAGAAAGGGGTGCTGAGGGTTTCTGCACCAATTTATCCTCTGACTAAAACTATAGGCATGCAAAGAAGTTGGGACACAACTCGAGAGAGTACGGAAATTAGGGCAGGCTTGAAGACAGGAAAGAAACAGGAATTAGTGAGGAAATACCAGAGGGGCATGTATGAAGAGGAAGAAGTGGAACCTTATTATAAAGTTAATGGTAGGAGTGGTGATCAGGCCGTCACTATAGCCTCTTATGATCCTCATTCTTTCGATCCTTCGAAAAACACTAGGTACTCAGTTACGAACTGGGCTTTTCCGAGTGTAGAAGGCCAGAATCGTCTTATGCCCCATAAGACTAGGCTTGAAGATGCTGTGTCTTTAGACCGCAGTGTTAAATCCAATGAGTGGAGTGTCAGAAGCAAGAAGGGGAAGATTGAAGATGAGTATAATGGTGTCAAAACGAGAGTTGTTTATGACCCAAAAGTTGAATCATATAGGAGTTTTCTTCCAATGCAGATGGATCACACAGCAAAAATGACGCAAAGAAAGGTTGGAGATAAATTTTCAAAGTATGATGGCATGGGTTTGGAATACAGCGAAGAAACAGAATCTGATTCATCAGAACAAGCTGAGAATTGTGGAGATTGGAATTCCTTAGCAGAGATAGAGTCTCGTCACTATGGAGTTGTTAAACCAATTTATGATTCCACAAAGGCTAGCAAGCATGTGAATACTGGTAGGAAGAGTAAGGCCGATATTTTACCATATCCaataaaagggaaaaataaaggtaaaacTAGCGACCCCAGTTTCTTGGATGATGTCAAGTTGATTAAAAAAAGCCAGGTGCCCCAGCTTGATGAAAAGATGCAATCACTGCTAACGAACACCTTTAATGGCGAGAGAAAGCGGAAAGGGTTGGCAGTTGATCTTGATCATCATATGCAGCCAGTGAACTACCTTCCTAATTATGGCACATCCATGTTAGATGAAAAGGAGGAAAAATTGGATGAATCTGAAATGATGATGAAAAGATCAGCATACAAAACCCAAGTCTCCGATGCTCAAGTGAGTGAACCGTCCTTATTAGCGCGAAAATCTGTGTCTAAGAAGGGAAAAGGAAAGGTGGATGCTATACAGCTGGAAGAGGGAGATGAAACTTTCAACGCACAATCTAATCAAAAGCAGCAGCCCGATGATGCCATTGTCACgaagaagaaggggaagaagaaagCAGATGCTGCAGCTGATTTTGTGACAGTGGTAGGACCTGATCAAATCATTCCAGAAAAGAGCACAGCTGATATTGAACCGGAGAAGCCACAAAAGAAGGAATTTACTCTGATCACCCCTACGATCCATAGTGGTTTTTCATTCTCCATAATTCATCTCCTTTCAGCTGTGCGAAAGGCAATGACTACTCAGACAGATGAGCAGAAGGATTTACCCTCTCTCACGGTTCTGGAGATTGTGAATCGAGTTCGGTCCAACCCAGGTGATCCCTGTATCCTTGAAACACAGGAGCCACTTCAGGATCTGGTGCGAGGAGTGTTAAGAATATTGTCGTCCAAGACTGCACCTTTAGCAGCAAAGGGGTGGAGGCCACTTGTTCAGTACGAGAAGTCAAATAAGAGTTGGTCATGGATCGGTCCGCTTACTCCTAGTTCATCTGATAATGAAGAGGAAACTTCTCCTGACACATGGGGCATGCCTTACAAGGTGCTTGTAAAGTTGGTTGATGCATTTGCTAATTGGCTGAAAAGTGGCCAAGAGACCCTTCGGCAAATAGGAAGCCTGCCCCCCCCTCCCGCTTCAATGCTTTCAAACTTGGATGAGAAGGAAAGGTTCAAAGATCTTAGAGCCCAGAAAAGCCTGAATACTATTAGCCCTAGCTCGGATGAAATTAGGGCATATTTTCGAAGGGAGGAGCTGTTAAGATACTCGGTTCCAGATAGGGCATTCTCTTACACTGCTGCCGATGGGAGAAAATCTATTGTTGCTCCGCTAAGAAGGGGAGGTGGTAAGCCTACCTCGAAAGCTCGGGATCATTTCATGCTTAAGCCTGACCGCCCGCCGCATGTCACTATCCTGTGTCTTGTACGAGATGCTGCTGCACGGTTGCCGGGGAGTATTGGAACAAGAGCGGATGTTTGTACACTGATAAGGGATTCACAATATATTGTCGAAGATGTGACAGATGCTCAAGTGAATCAAGTCGTTAGTGGGGCTTTAGACCGGTTGCATTATGAGCGCGACCCTTGTGTACAGTTTGACTCGGAAAGAAAATTATGGGTTTATTTGCATAAAgacagagaggaagaagatttTGAGGATGATGGTACTTCGTCTACTAAAAAGTGGAAAAGGCAAAGAAAAGATGTTACGGAAAATTCGGATGTTGGGACAGTTAATGATGGTGATGCGGATGGTAATGTCGATCTACCAGCTGTTAAAGGTGAGGAAAATTCtgaaattatttataataacatGAGGACAGACGCGGAGAACGTGAATTCTTCGACAACTTGGGAGGCTCTTCAGTTTAATCCCTTAAAGGAAAATAACATGGTATGCCAAGAAAATTCCACCACTGAAGATTTTGATGATGAGGCATTTAGCAGGGGGAGGCCGATTGGCCTCCCAGGAGCAAGCTTACTGTGA
- the LOC109723690 gene encoding uncharacterized protein LOC109723690 isoform X1, whose amino-acid sequence MFTTVLSGVGGVGSMAIVKNNFRVSRSGEDTSPGTASSSTEDDDEALRTVSDEEQEEDSSGSDDWSDLDSGMESDELDLSELGDAMTELCQVGNQSCSIPLELYDLPDLGSVLSLDTWNETLTEEERFALSANLPDMDQETFALTLHELFSGKNFHFRSPLITLFERLKGGLCDPRMVLYRGGLNFFQRRRHYCHLRKYQNSMVGSLIQIRDAWKNCEGYGIQERLQLLNILRKQRALGYERDGHGESELESDDSVDRFQPKPIKTKRFKPSYDRIASEKVKFGKENKKGVLRVSAPIYPLTKTIGMQRSWDTTRESTEIRAGLKTGKKQELVRKYQRGMYEEEEVEPYYKVNGRSGDQAVTIASYDPHSFDPSKNTRYSVTNWAFPSVEGQNRLMPHKTRLEDAVSLDRSVKSNEWSVRSKKGKIEDEYNGVKTRVVYDPKVESYRSFLPMQMDHTAKMTQRKVGDKFSKYDGMGLEYSEETESDSSEQAENCGDWNSLAEIESRHYGVVKPIYDSTKASKHVNTGRKSKADILPYPIKGKNKGKTSDPSFLDDVKLIKKSQVPQLDEKMQSLLTNTFNGERKRKGLAVDLDHHMQPVNYLPNYGTSMLDEKEEKLDESEMMMKRSAYKTQVSDAQVSEPSLLARKSVSKKGKGKVDAIQLEEGDETFNAQSNQKQQPDDAIVTKKKGKKKADAAADFVTVVGPDQIIPEKSTADIEPEKPQKKEFTLITPTIHSGFSFSIIHLLSAVRKAMTTQTDEQKDLPSLTVLEIVNRVRSNPGDPCILETQEPLQDLVRGVLRILSSKTAPLAAKGWRPLVQYEKSNKSWSWIGPLTPSSSDNEEETSPDTWGMPYKVLVKLVDAFANWLKSGQETLRQIGSLPPPPASMLSNLDEKERFKDLRAQKSLNTISPSSDEIRAYFRREELLRYSVPDRAFSYTAADGRKSIVAPLRRGGGKPTSKARDHFMLKPDRPPHVTILCLVRDAAARLPGSIGTRADVCTLIRDSQYIVEDVTDAQVNQVVSGALDRLHYERDPCVQFDSERKLWVYLHKDREEEDFEDDGTSSTKKWKRQRKDVTENSDVGTVNDGDADGNVDLPAVKGEENSEIIYNNMRTDAENVNSSTTWEALQFNPLKENNMVCQENSTTEDFDDEAFSRGRPIGLPGASLL is encoded by the coding sequence ATGTTTACAACTGTTCTTAGTGGTGTAGGAGGAGTAGGATCAATGGCGATTGTGAAGAACAACTTTAGGGTTTCGAGATCGGGGGAAGACACCTCGCCGGGGACGGCCTCATCGAGCACCGAGGATGACGACGAGGCTCTCCGGACGGTGTCGGACGAGGAGCAGGAGGAGGATTCCTCCGGGTCGGACGACTGGTCGGATCTCGACTCGGGGATGGAATCGGACGAGTTGGACCTCTCCGAGCTCGGCGACGCCATGACCGAGCTGTGCCAGGTCGGGAACCAGAGCTGCAGCATACCGCTCGAGCTCTACGACCTCCCCGACCTCGGCTCTGTCCTCTCCCTCGACACCTGGAACGAAACCCTAACCGAGGAGGAGCGCTTCGCCCTCTCCGCCAACCTCCCTGACATGGACCAGGAGACCTTCGCCCTCACTCTCCACGAGCTCTTCTCCGGTAAGAACTTCCACTTCAGAAGCCCTCTCATTACTCTCTTCGAACGGCTCAAGGGTGGGCTCTGTGACCCGCGGATGGTGCTTTATCGCGGGGGTTTAAATTTCTTCCAGAGGCGCCGCCATTATTGTCATCTCCGCAAATATCAGAATTCCATGGTGGGGAGTCTTATTCAGATCAGAGATGCCTGGAAGAACTGTGAGGGTTATGGTATACAAGAGAGGCTTCAGTTGCTGAATATACTGAGAAAGCAGAGAGCTTTGGGTTATGAAAGGGATGGGCATGGGGAGTCGGAACTGGAGAGTGACGACTCGGTCGATCGTTTCCAGCCGAAACCGATCAAGACAAAGAGATTTAAGCCTTCTTACGATAGAATTGCTTCAGAGAAGGTGAAGTTTGGGAAAGAGAACAAGAAAGGGGTGCTGAGGGTTTCTGCACCAATTTATCCTCTGACTAAAACTATAGGCATGCAAAGAAGTTGGGACACAACTCGAGAGAGTACGGAAATTAGGGCAGGCTTGAAGACAGGAAAGAAACAGGAATTAGTGAGGAAATACCAGAGGGGCATGTATGAAGAGGAAGAAGTGGAACCTTATTATAAAGTTAATGGTAGGAGTGGTGATCAGGCCGTCACTATAGCCTCTTATGATCCTCATTCTTTCGATCCTTCGAAAAACACTAGGTACTCAGTTACGAACTGGGCTTTTCCGAGTGTAGAAGGCCAGAATCGTCTTATGCCCCATAAGACTAGGCTTGAAGATGCTGTGTCTTTAGACCGCAGTGTTAAATCCAATGAGTGGAGTGTCAGAAGCAAGAAGGGGAAGATTGAAGATGAGTATAATGGTGTCAAAACGAGAGTTGTTTATGACCCAAAAGTTGAATCATATAGGAGTTTTCTTCCAATGCAGATGGATCACACAGCAAAAATGACGCAAAGAAAGGTTGGAGATAAATTTTCAAAGTATGATGGCATGGGTTTGGAATACAGCGAAGAAACAGAATCTGATTCATCAGAACAAGCTGAGAATTGTGGAGATTGGAATTCCTTAGCAGAGATAGAGTCTCGTCACTATGGAGTTGTTAAACCAATTTATGATTCCACAAAGGCTAGCAAGCATGTGAATACTGGTAGGAAGAGTAAGGCCGATATTTTACCATATCCaataaaagggaaaaataaaggtaaaacTAGCGACCCCAGTTTCTTGGATGATGTCAAGTTGATTAAAAAAAGCCAGGTGCCCCAGCTTGATGAAAAGATGCAATCACTGCTAACGAACACCTTTAATGGCGAGAGAAAGCGGAAAGGGTTGGCAGTTGATCTTGATCATCATATGCAGCCAGTGAACTACCTTCCTAATTATGGCACATCCATGTTAGATGAAAAGGAGGAAAAATTGGATGAATCTGAAATGATGATGAAAAGATCAGCATACAAAACCCAAGTCTCCGATGCTCAAGTGAGTGAACCGTCCTTATTAGCGCGAAAATCTGTGTCTAAGAAGGGAAAAGGAAAGGTGGATGCTATACAGCTGGAAGAGGGAGATGAAACTTTCAACGCACAATCTAATCAAAAGCAGCAGCCCGATGATGCCATTGTCACgaagaagaaggggaagaagaaagCAGATGCTGCAGCTGATTTTGTGACAGTGGTAGGACCTGATCAAATCATTCCAGAAAAGAGCACAGCTGATATTGAACCGGAGAAGCCACAAAAGAAGGAATTTACTCTGATCACCCCTACGATCCATAGTGGTTTTTCATTCTCCATAATTCATCTCCTTTCAGCTGTGCGAAAGGCAATGACTACTCAGACAGATGAGCAGAAGGATTTACCCTCTCTCACGGTTCTGGAGATTGTGAATCGAGTTCGGTCCAACCCAGGTGATCCCTGTATCCTTGAAACACAGGAGCCACTTCAGGATCTGGTGCGAGGAGTGTTAAGAATATTGTCGTCCAAGACTGCACCTTTAGCAGCAAAGGGGTGGAGGCCACTTGTTCAGTACGAGAAGTCAAATAAGAGTTGGTCATGGATCGGTCCGCTTACTCCTAGTTCATCTGATAATGAAGAGGAAACTTCTCCTGACACATGGGGCATGCCTTACAAGGTGCTTGTAAAGTTGGTTGATGCATTTGCTAATTGGCTGAAAAGTGGCCAAGAGACCCTTCGGCAAATAGGAAGCCTGCCCCCCCCTCCCGCTTCAATGCTTTCAAACTTGGATGAGAAGGAAAGGTTCAAAGATCTTAGAGCCCAGAAAAGCCTGAATACTATTAGCCCTAGCTCGGATGAAATTAGGGCATATTTTCGAAGGGAGGAGCTGTTAAGATACTCGGTTCCAGATAGGGCATTCTCTTACACTGCTGCCGATGGGAGAAAATCTATTGTTGCTCCGCTAAGAAGGGGAGGTGGTAAGCCTACCTCGAAAGCTCGGGATCATTTCATGCTTAAGCCTGACCGCCCGCCGCATGTCACTATCCTGTGTCTTGTACGAGATGCTGCTGCACGGTTGCCGGGGAGTATTGGAACAAGAGCGGATGTTTGTACACTGATAAGGGATTCACAATATATTGTCGAAGATGTGACAGATGCTCAAGTGAATCAAGTCGTTAGTGGGGCTTTAGACCGGTTGCATTATGAGCGCGACCCTTGTGTACAGTTTGACTCGGAAAGAAAATTATGGGTTTATTTGCATAAAgacagagaggaagaagatttTGAGGATGATGGTACTTCGTCTACTAAAAAGTGGAAAAGGCAAAGAAAAGATGTTACGGAAAATTCGGATGTTGGGACAGTTAATGATGGTGATGCGGATGGTAATGTCGATCTACCAGCTGTTAAAGGTGAGGAAAATTCtgaaattatttataataacatGAGGACAGACGCGGAGAACGTGAATTCTTCGACAACTTGGGAGGCTCTTCAGTTTAATCCCTTAAAGGAAAATAACATGGTATGCCAAGAAAATTCCACCACTGAAGATTTTGATGATGAGGCATTTAGCAGGGGGAGGCCGATTGGCCTCCCAGGAGCAAGCTTACTGTGA
- the LOC109723820 gene encoding WUSCHEL-related homeobox 3-like, protein MPQAPSTRWCPTPEQLMILEEMYRSGVRTPNATQIQQITAHLSYYGRIEGKNVFYWFQNHKARERQKLRRRLSRHYYHYQHLLYTHPHPVIPTNFDPAVISSTSPPPFLQSNPTQFLHQGGLQEATFGPNYCCKLDHGKSEGSFATNTEDFGYEWTTKMGSDSAIPPCCRPLKTLDLFPTKSTGLKDECNTSKSPSCFN, encoded by the exons atgccGCAAGCTCCTTCAACGAGATGGTGCCCAACACCAGAGCAACTCATGATACTTGAGGAGATGTATAGAAGTGGGGTGAGGACACCAAATGCAACACAGATACAGCAGATAACAGCTCACCTCTCTTACTATGGGAGGATAGAGGGGAAGAATGTGTTCTACTGGTTTCAAAACCACAAGGCTAGAGAGAGACAGAAGCTCAGGAGGAGACTGAGTAGGCATTATTACCATTACCAACACCTTCTCTACACCCACCCACATCCCGTAATCCCTACCAACTTTGACCCAGCTGTGATCTCTTCTACTTCTCCACCTCCATTTCTCCAAAGCAACCCTACTCAATTCCTCCATCAG GGAGGACTTCAGGAGGCAACTTTTGGACCTAACTACTGCTGCAAATTGGATCACGGCAAGAGCGAAGGGTCGTTCGCGACGAACACCGAAGATTTCGGCTACGAATGGACGACGAAGATGGGTTCAGATTCCGCCATTCCTCCGTGTTGTAGACCTCTTAAAACTCTTGATCTTTTCCCTACCAAGAGCACTGGTCTAAAGGATGAGTGCAACACCTCCAAGTCTCCCTCTTGCTTTAACTAA